A DNA window from Methylobacterium sp. NMS14P contains the following coding sequences:
- a CDS encoding DUF4132 domain-containing protein, whose product MERYELVEGSAAKFWEVGVSGPTLTVRFGRLGTQGQSKDKTCADAAAAAKEKDKLVREKTAKGYVRADGAAPAPAQAPARKPAPAQATGPVGETVGETVGETAADPAAAPPPVEPPPAAPAEPVPPPAPAAVFEAEPLPTRLRPGPRPDAAEAWQAIAAPLAAALGDAEAARLAGTPPDRDGLAAWLDAIVDAAEARRQANPSRAATGDAVLRRALEAVLRYAVVQGGTEAVARLADRRRPTPKTPRAYQRLSWAEPLHLALRAALVHAPEAEYDAAVALLNARIAEDHDWSAACAFAFILADDRPAPHPLQPRAVVEAASAGIDVAADTVYLPLLADAAPEAVAAWRAKRSYHLYFVYCALDAAEAAATLLAVARAAGQPALPALDWLLHYALDEQRRTVALAILSTGEAGALPVLLPHLHEKPVAAALDAALEADPAAILPRCLAALAGGRSEPALRARVNRALDAHGIDRVRGWLAASGGRGAGILDALAEARAVSLAEPTAWPRVLRDPPWRAKARTRDDLVLALAPLPTPFAHAVPEVAPSYWRARNAVTLDGPEALSAFVAATELSHPTQGWSRIPPPLTEPPRDDPPALIAWVAARVAQIDEACRYWANSPYRQLVGSLERQPEPLALALWAQSRVVAGCFHVSQWPEIVWAMLARFGERAMPGLVGLVEADPVGLLPAVLAVDDARLAGPAARALTKLKKAREPALAWLRRHPETALTRLLPDAVGRPGALRDAGEHALRVLAQDRADGRALIASVAARYADQAPDVTEAAAQVLDRDPLARVPAKVGRPPAWVVPSMLTRPRLRDGTALPDAAILTLCEMLSFTNPDAVYAGVPMVREACTEASLAAFAWDLFSAWIAAGTPSKDGWALRALGWFGTDATARDLTRLIRRWPGEAAHARAVTGLDVLVDIGTDVALMNLNGIAEKLKFKGLQEKARQKIAQLAEARGLTPEELADRLAPDLDLDERGGLDLDFGPRGFRVGFDETLKPWVRDAAGQRLKDLPKPAKADEAGKAAAAVARWGALKKDARAVASLQVARLEAMLAGARRVQPTVFGPCFAAHPLVRHLAQRLVWATFADADPRTGPGLTFRVAEDLTFTDADDAPLDLDLTGAAPGLIGLAHPLQLDAGALAAWGALFGDYEIVQPFPQLARETYAFTEAEAAASTTSRFAGTVVEANRLRGMAARGWPLGAPQDAGVVWWIERAVTFPGAAAGQASLTFSEGLFTGAVEFEDREQTLGDLTLGSPWSSRSDPGQRTFGELAPVTASELLRGPSLLAGTRLR is encoded by the coding sequence ATGGAACGCTACGAACTGGTCGAGGGCAGCGCGGCCAAGTTCTGGGAGGTCGGCGTCTCCGGCCCGACGCTCACCGTCCGGTTCGGGCGCCTCGGCACCCAGGGCCAGAGCAAGGACAAGACCTGCGCCGACGCGGCCGCGGCCGCGAAGGAGAAGGACAAGCTCGTCCGCGAGAAGACCGCCAAGGGCTACGTCCGCGCCGACGGAGCGGCTCCCGCCCCAGCCCAGGCCCCAGCCCGGAAGCCCGCTCCGGCACAGGCGACCGGGCCGGTCGGCGAGACAGTCGGCGAGACAGTCGGCGAGACAGCCGCGGATCCGGCCGCCGCCCCGCCGCCCGTCGAGCCCCCGCCGGCCGCCCCGGCGGAGCCCGTCCCGCCCCCCGCCCCGGCCGCGGTCTTCGAGGCGGAGCCGCTGCCGACCCGCCTGCGCCCCGGTCCGCGCCCGGACGCGGCGGAGGCCTGGCAGGCGATCGCGGCGCCGCTGGCGGCCGCGCTCGGCGATGCCGAGGCCGCGCGCCTCGCCGGAACGCCGCCGGACCGGGACGGCCTCGCCGCCTGGCTGGACGCGATCGTCGACGCCGCGGAGGCGCGCCGACAGGCGAACCCGTCTCGGGCCGCCACCGGCGACGCCGTCCTGCGGCGGGCGCTGGAGGCGGTCCTGCGCTACGCCGTGGTCCAGGGCGGCACGGAGGCCGTCGCCCGGCTGGCCGACCGGCGCCGCCCGACCCCGAAGACGCCGCGCGCCTACCAGCGCCTGTCCTGGGCCGAGCCGCTCCACCTCGCCCTGCGGGCCGCCCTCGTGCACGCCCCGGAGGCCGAGTACGACGCCGCGGTCGCGCTCCTGAACGCGCGGATCGCCGAGGACCACGACTGGTCGGCGGCCTGCGCCTTCGCGTTCATCCTGGCCGACGACCGGCCCGCCCCGCACCCGCTCCAGCCCCGCGCGGTCGTCGAGGCCGCCTCCGCCGGGATCGACGTGGCGGCCGACACGGTCTACCTGCCGCTCCTCGCCGACGCGGCGCCGGAGGCGGTCGCGGCCTGGCGCGCCAAGCGCAGCTACCACCTCTACTTCGTCTACTGCGCCCTCGACGCGGCCGAGGCGGCCGCGACCCTGCTGGCGGTGGCCCGCGCCGCCGGGCAGCCGGCCCTGCCGGCCCTCGACTGGCTGCTGCACTACGCCCTCGACGAGCAGCGCCGCACGGTCGCCCTGGCGATCCTGTCGACCGGGGAGGCCGGCGCGCTGCCGGTCCTGCTGCCCCATCTCCACGAGAAGCCCGTCGCGGCGGCCCTCGACGCGGCGCTGGAGGCCGATCCCGCCGCGATCCTGCCCCGCTGCCTCGCCGCCCTCGCGGGCGGCCGGTCCGAGCCCGCCCTGCGCGCCCGGGTGAACCGGGCGCTCGATGCCCACGGGATCGACCGGGTCCGCGGCTGGCTCGCGGCGTCGGGCGGGCGCGGGGCCGGCATCCTCGACGCCCTGGCGGAGGCCCGCGCGGTGTCCCTCGCGGAGCCCACCGCCTGGCCGCGGGTGCTGCGCGACCCGCCCTGGCGGGCCAAGGCCCGGACCCGGGACGACCTCGTCCTCGCCCTCGCGCCGCTGCCGACCCCGTTCGCGCACGCGGTGCCGGAGGTCGCCCCGAGCTACTGGCGGGCGCGGAACGCCGTGACCCTCGACGGCCCGGAGGCGCTGTCGGCCTTCGTGGCGGCCACCGAGCTTTCCCATCCGACGCAGGGCTGGAGCCGGATCCCGCCCCCGCTCACCGAGCCGCCGCGCGACGATCCGCCGGCCCTGATCGCCTGGGTCGCCGCGCGCGTCGCCCAGATCGACGAGGCCTGCCGCTACTGGGCGAACTCGCCCTATCGCCAGCTGGTCGGCAGCCTGGAGCGGCAGCCCGAGCCCCTGGCGCTCGCCCTCTGGGCCCAGTCGCGCGTCGTTGCGGGATGCTTCCACGTCTCGCAGTGGCCGGAGATCGTGTGGGCGATGCTGGCGCGGTTCGGCGAGCGGGCGATGCCGGGCCTCGTCGGGCTGGTCGAGGCCGATCCGGTCGGGCTCCTGCCGGCGGTCCTGGCGGTGGACGATGCCCGCCTCGCAGGGCCCGCCGCTCGCGCCCTCACGAAGCTCAAGAAGGCCCGCGAGCCGGCCCTGGCCTGGCTGCGCCGCCATCCCGAGACCGCCCTCACCCGACTCTTGCCCGACGCCGTGGGCCGGCCCGGGGCGCTGCGCGACGCCGGCGAGCACGCCCTGCGCGTGCTGGCGCAGGACCGGGCGGACGGCCGCGCCCTCATCGCTTCCGTGGCCGCGCGCTACGCGGACCAGGCACCGGACGTGACCGAGGCGGCCGCGCAGGTGCTCGACCGCGATCCCCTCGCCCGCGTCCCCGCCAAGGTCGGCAGGCCGCCCGCCTGGGTCGTGCCGTCCATGCTGACCCGGCCGCGTCTGCGGGACGGGACTGCCCTGCCGGACGCGGCGATCCTGACCCTCTGCGAGATGCTGTCCTTCACCAACCCGGACGCCGTCTACGCCGGCGTGCCGATGGTCCGCGAGGCCTGCACCGAGGCGAGCCTCGCGGCCTTCGCGTGGGACCTGTTCTCCGCCTGGATCGCCGCCGGGACGCCCTCCAAGGACGGCTGGGCCCTGCGCGCGCTGGGCTGGTTCGGCACCGACGCCACGGCCCGCGACCTGACCCGCCTGATCCGCCGCTGGCCCGGCGAGGCCGCCCACGCCCGCGCGGTCACCGGCCTCGACGTGCTGGTCGACATCGGCACCGACGTCGCGCTGATGAACCTCAACGGCATCGCCGAGAAGCTGAAGTTCAAGGGGCTCCAGGAGAAGGCCCGGCAGAAGATCGCCCAGCTCGCCGAGGCCCGCGGCCTCACCCCCGAGGAGCTGGCCGACCGCCTCGCCCCCGACCTCGACCTCGACGAGCGCGGCGGCCTCGACCTCGATTTCGGCCCCCGCGGGTTCCGGGTCGGGTTCGACGAGACCCTGAAGCCCTGGGTCCGGGACGCCGCCGGCCAGAGGCTCAAGGACCTGCCCAAGCCCGCCAAGGCCGACGAGGCCGGGAAGGCCGCGGCGGCGGTGGCCCGCTGGGGTGCCCTGAAGAAGGACGCGCGGGCCGTGGCGAGCCTGCAGGTGGCCCGCCTGGAGGCGATGCTCGCCGGCGCCCGCCGGGTCCAGCCGACGGTGTTCGGCCCCTGCTTCGCCGCGCACCCGCTCGTGCGCCACCTCGCCCAGCGCCTCGTCTGGGCCACCTTCGCGGATGCCGACCCGCGGACCGGCCCGGGCCTGACCTTCCGGGTGGCCGAGGACCTGACCTTCACGGATGCCGACGACGCGCCGCTCGACCTCGACCTGACCGGGGCGGCCCCGGGCCTGATCGGCCTCGCCCATCCCCTGCAGCTCGACGCCGGGGCGCTGGCCGCCTGGGGGGCGCTGTTCGGCGACTACGAGATCGTCCAGCCCTTCCCGCAGCTCGCCCGCGAGACCTACGCGTTCACGGAGGCCGAGGCGGCCGCATCGACCACGAGCCGCTTCGCCGGGACCGTCGTGGAGGCCAACCGCCTGCGCGGCATGGCCGCCCGGGGCTGGCCCCTCGGGGCGCCCCAGGATGCCGGGGTGGTGTGGTGGATCGAGCGCGCCGTGACCTTCCCGGGCGCCGCCGCCGGCCAGGCGTCGCTGACTTTCTCGGAGGGCCTGTTCACCGGCGCGGTCGAGTTCGAGGACCGGGAGCAGACCCTCGGCGACCTGACCCTCGGCTCGCCCTGGAGCAGCCGGTCGGATCCGGGCCAGCGGACCTTCGGCGAGCTCGCGCCGGTCACGGCGAGCGAGCTCCTGCGGGGACCGAGCCTCCTCGCCGGGACGCGGCTGCGGTGA
- a CDS encoding SWIM zinc finger family protein gives MNFVHRYLGESRAVSDADATRLGFVPDTLREPTYFAGTVARHLPFREAISALHHVVVSDLRFKPKDRTAYFAWLQAHEQELLAEALAEKDSLRAEIEALRAESRDIAARSDAVMRPFYDARKRYFDHLYRENLDAWIVLDPVITVHPDEIFFEAFSLDESSYGRLSCDHDTFARIGDMACGTTNIDYSHALYDEFQKIRSYRDTELAIDPTGFAVQTSGEAAYREDKIDLPDSWMRGFLQVSSAMAQPAHVVDLHPVDMHAILTRLAARRERHGPRSLRFLLEPGRPVSVLIEPWNERLTFRRSIYRGGATAEIRLWGRRRLAILARTLPLARSVRLHLLGTGLPSFAVVDFGGLRFTLGLSGWTANDWSRAGQFDLLAPRADVDADTAARVFAALRRHHAADTGQLAAETGLDRSTVEAALGGYVQAGRAMFDLDKRVYRLRELTREPLAPGALRFASEQEARADRFLAAGLVTLGPVEQAGDRRRLSGTVLDDGRSLTPAVELDSDDRMVGGSCQCGFYTHNRLTRGPCEHMLAVRRLVHAQVEGKPVRWQA, from the coding sequence ATGAACTTCGTCCATCGCTACCTCGGCGAGAGCCGGGCCGTCTCGGACGCGGACGCGACCCGGCTCGGCTTCGTCCCCGACACCCTGCGCGAGCCGACCTACTTCGCCGGGACGGTGGCGCGGCACCTGCCGTTCCGGGAGGCGATCTCCGCCCTGCACCACGTCGTCGTGTCGGACCTGCGCTTCAAGCCGAAGGACCGCACCGCCTACTTCGCGTGGCTCCAGGCCCACGAGCAGGAGCTCCTGGCCGAGGCCCTCGCCGAGAAGGACAGCCTGCGCGCGGAGATCGAGGCGCTGCGCGCCGAGTCCCGGGACATCGCGGCGCGCTCCGACGCGGTGATGCGGCCGTTCTACGACGCGCGGAAGCGGTACTTCGACCACCTCTACCGGGAGAACCTCGACGCCTGGATCGTGCTCGACCCGGTCATCACGGTCCATCCGGACGAGATCTTCTTCGAGGCGTTCAGCCTCGACGAATCGAGCTACGGGCGCCTGTCCTGCGACCACGACACGTTCGCGCGGATCGGCGACATGGCCTGCGGCACGACCAACATCGACTACAGCCACGCCCTCTACGACGAGTTCCAGAAGATCCGCAGCTACCGCGACACCGAGCTGGCGATCGACCCGACGGGCTTCGCGGTCCAGACCTCCGGCGAGGCCGCCTACCGCGAGGACAAGATCGACCTGCCCGATTCCTGGATGCGGGGCTTCCTGCAGGTGTCGAGCGCCATGGCGCAGCCCGCCCACGTGGTGGACCTGCACCCGGTCGACATGCACGCGATCCTGACCCGCCTCGCCGCGCGCCGGGAGCGCCACGGCCCGCGCTCCCTGCGGTTCCTGCTCGAGCCCGGCCGGCCGGTCAGCGTGCTGATCGAGCCCTGGAACGAGCGGCTGACCTTCCGGCGCTCGATCTACCGCGGGGGCGCGACGGCGGAGATCCGCCTGTGGGGCCGGCGGCGCCTCGCGATCCTGGCCCGGACCCTGCCGCTCGCCCGGTCGGTGCGGCTGCACCTCCTCGGCACCGGCCTGCCGAGCTTCGCGGTGGTGGATTTCGGCGGCCTGCGCTTCACCCTCGGCCTGTCGGGCTGGACCGCCAACGACTGGTCCCGGGCCGGGCAGTTCGACCTGCTCGCGCCCCGGGCCGACGTCGACGCCGACACCGCCGCCCGGGTCTTCGCGGCGCTCCGGCGCCACCACGCCGCCGACACCGGGCAACTCGCCGCCGAGACCGGCCTCGACCGGTCGACCGTGGAGGCGGCGCTCGGTGGCTACGTGCAGGCGGGCCGCGCCATGTTCGACCTCGACAAGCGGGTCTACCGCCTGCGGGAGCTGACCCGGGAGCCGCTGGCGCCGGGCGCCCTGCGCTTCGCCTCCGAGCAGGAGGCCAGGGCTGACCGGTTCCTGGCGGCCGGACTGGTCACCCTCGGGCCCGTCGAGCAGGCCGGCGACAGGCGGCGCCTGAGCGGGACCGTGCTGGACGACGGCCGGAGCCTGACGCCCGCGGTGGAGCTCGATTCCGACGACCGCATGGTCGGTGGCAGCTGCCAGTGCGGGTTCTACACCCACAACCGGCTGACCCGCGGCCCCTGCGAGCACATGCTGGCCGTGCGCCGCCTCGTCCACGCCCAGGTCGAGGGCAAGCCGGTGCGGTGGCAGGCGTGA
- a CDS encoding WGR and DUF4132 domain-containing protein, with product MQRYELTAGSSAKFWEAGTEDSVLIVRFGRIGTQGQSKTKQFPSAQAAQAERDRLVREKTGKGYRPAGDPAPAEPDPASGIEATARAADARGADPESAEAPPAPAASAEAPRVPIFTGTPLPTRGRPGAPLDAAADWAAFAARIRPLLADAPDEARAQAEALAARLDGAPPALDPDEVRAWLERIEAACPALSQRPWGAKPGPQGPAARAAFTHLARWLVARSGTGGTLVALFDRLRPRPSGRYGSLPVSAWDLPTACGVRAALTSAPEAAYAEALEAALRLAAAEPEPTLARWLAAVFADDRPGADHALSAGAVLARCDPPDPKAYGTSHAALPLIVDLPPAQAAPWYAAPYHRATLATCDVGAEEAAATVIAVADAAGEPATPGLVWLLEGAVGPERTIVARALLETRAADALDALLPFVGTKLVRDALDAADAAFPDWMLRSYLGALHGKGEPAYGPRAVTLAARHGHAVARAWAAADGARGAGRLDRLLAPGSAPRAAPEALPPVLRDPPWRRRGAARARSERAVAPIPTPFAHGFDPDEALDRSTFYFEAGTLVESMTDLAARIRATEAEALYDMPIPPPAEPVPAADADPATALAWLDRRLDLDRDAFTGFFYFNYGPWFRMVGWQPEPLALMLWEKTGPQRAHYVAWRRTIAVMLSRFGARAVPGLVRLVAADPAQLLPEVEPVDAADLAPVAARAFHRTRKLRPAAAAWLRAHPRTAALRLLPETLGPAGPDRDAADAALRFLAAEPAGRAALDGAVAAYAERDPGVPGAVAAGVDSDPLEQVPSKPPKLPDWVVPAALPRPVLRSGGALPDAAVAALCEMLAFSDPLTPYAGVAQVRAACTPESLDAFAVALFRAWIAAGAKATGEWALQALALIGGDHAARDLTRQIRAWGQAGLKPRGRAGIAVLAGIGTDVALMNLSAIAEKSPLLQLREAARAAIVDAAEARGLDEVDLADRLSPDLGLDARGGLDLSFGERRFRVGFDETLKPVLRDAEGRRLAALPRPTKADDLESARAASRHWAALRKDAEAAAGLQVTRLEAMLASQRRVAPGVFWPFFAAHPLIRHLAGRLVWGLYPDAAPATPPARVFRLAEDLAPTDAADDALALDVAAAEGVVGLVHPLHLDPEARAAWSGLFADYEIAQPFPQLARETFAFTEAERGAAETHRFDGVRVGGRRLRGLRPQGWSTDTGSEHVHAVQRPVALPDGTRLVAVLRFEDGFWHRPGPEGDGIQTLRTLTLSETGWRAAATHRFGDLDPVTASEVLRTPSLLAAAGDA from the coding sequence ATGCAGCGTTACGAGCTGACGGCGGGATCATCGGCGAAGTTCTGGGAGGCCGGAACCGAGGACAGCGTTCTCATCGTGAGATTCGGCCGGATCGGCACGCAGGGGCAGTCCAAGACCAAGCAGTTCCCGAGCGCGCAGGCGGCTCAGGCCGAGCGCGACCGGCTGGTGCGGGAGAAGACCGGCAAGGGCTATCGCCCGGCCGGCGACCCGGCGCCCGCCGAGCCGGATCCGGCCTCCGGTATCGAGGCGACGGCCCGGGCCGCCGATGCGCGGGGCGCCGATCCGGAGTCCGCCGAGGCCCCGCCCGCCCCCGCCGCCAGTGCGGAGGCGCCCCGCGTCCCGATCTTCACCGGCACGCCCCTGCCCACGCGCGGCCGTCCCGGCGCGCCCCTCGACGCCGCGGCCGACTGGGCCGCCTTCGCGGCGCGGATCCGCCCGCTGCTGGCGGACGCCCCGGACGAGGCGCGCGCGCAGGCCGAGGCCCTCGCCGCCCGGCTCGACGGCGCGCCGCCGGCCCTCGACCCGGACGAGGTCCGCGCCTGGCTGGAGCGGATCGAGGCTGCCTGCCCGGCGCTGAGCCAGCGCCCCTGGGGCGCCAAGCCCGGACCGCAGGGGCCGGCGGCCCGGGCGGCGTTCACGCATCTCGCCCGCTGGCTCGTGGCCCGCTCCGGCACCGGGGGGACGCTCGTGGCCCTGTTCGACCGGCTGCGGCCCCGCCCCTCCGGCCGCTACGGCTCCCTGCCGGTCTCGGCCTGGGACCTCCCCACCGCGTGCGGCGTCCGCGCCGCCCTGACCTCCGCTCCCGAGGCGGCGTACGCGGAGGCCTTGGAGGCGGCCCTCCGGCTCGCCGCGGCGGAGCCGGAGCCCACCCTCGCCCGCTGGCTCGCGGCGGTCTTCGCGGACGACCGGCCCGGCGCCGACCACGCCCTCTCCGCCGGCGCGGTGCTGGCGCGCTGCGACCCGCCGGATCCTAAGGCCTACGGCACGTCCCACGCGGCCCTGCCGCTGATCGTCGACCTGCCGCCCGCTCAGGCCGCGCCCTGGTACGCCGCGCCGTATCACCGGGCGACGCTGGCGACCTGCGATGTCGGGGCCGAGGAGGCCGCCGCGACGGTGATCGCCGTCGCCGACGCGGCCGGCGAGCCGGCCACCCCCGGCCTCGTCTGGCTCCTGGAGGGGGCGGTCGGCCCCGAGCGCACGATCGTCGCCCGGGCCCTGCTGGAGACCCGCGCCGCCGACGCCCTCGACGCGCTCCTGCCCTTCGTGGGCACCAAGCTGGTCCGCGACGCCCTCGACGCCGCCGACGCGGCCTTCCCCGACTGGATGCTGCGGTCCTATCTCGGCGCGCTCCACGGCAAGGGGGAGCCCGCCTACGGCCCCCGGGCCGTGACGCTCGCCGCGCGCCACGGGCACGCGGTCGCCCGCGCCTGGGCGGCGGCCGACGGGGCCCGGGGCGCGGGGCGCCTGGACCGGCTGCTCGCCCCCGGCAGCGCGCCGCGGGCGGCGCCGGAGGCCCTGCCGCCCGTGCTCCGGGACCCGCCCTGGCGGCGGCGCGGGGCCGCGCGCGCCCGGTCGGAACGGGCGGTGGCGCCGATCCCGACGCCCTTCGCGCACGGCTTCGACCCCGACGAGGCCCTCGACCGCAGCACCTTCTACTTCGAGGCCGGGACGCTGGTGGAGTCCATGACGGACCTCGCGGCGCGGATCCGCGCCACCGAGGCGGAGGCCCTCTACGACATGCCGATCCCGCCGCCGGCCGAGCCAGTGCCCGCCGCCGACGCGGATCCGGCCACCGCCCTGGCCTGGCTCGACCGCCGGCTCGACCTGGATCGCGACGCGTTCACCGGCTTCTTCTACTTCAACTACGGGCCCTGGTTCCGGATGGTCGGGTGGCAGCCCGAACCCCTGGCGCTGATGCTGTGGGAGAAGACCGGGCCGCAGCGCGCCCACTACGTCGCGTGGCGGCGCACCATCGCGGTGATGCTGTCGCGCTTCGGCGCGCGGGCCGTGCCCGGCCTCGTCCGCCTCGTCGCGGCGGATCCGGCGCAGCTCCTGCCGGAGGTCGAGCCGGTGGACGCCGCCGACCTCGCCCCGGTCGCCGCCCGGGCCTTCCACCGCACCCGCAAGCTCCGGCCGGCCGCGGCGGCGTGGCTGCGCGCCCATCCCCGCACCGCCGCGCTGCGGCTCCTGCCCGAGACCCTCGGGCCCGCCGGCCCGGACCGCGACGCGGCCGACGCGGCCCTGCGCTTCCTCGCCGCCGAGCCCGCGGGACGCGCCGCCCTCGACGGCGCCGTCGCGGCCTACGCGGAGCGGGATCCCGGCGTCCCCGGGGCGGTGGCCGCCGGCGTCGACAGCGACCCGCTGGAGCAGGTGCCGTCCAAGCCGCCGAAGCTCCCCGACTGGGTGGTCCCCGCCGCCCTGCCCCGCCCGGTCCTGCGGAGCGGGGGCGCCCTGCCCGACGCCGCCGTCGCCGCCCTGTGCGAGATGCTCGCCTTCTCGGACCCGCTCACGCCCTACGCGGGCGTCGCGCAGGTCCGCGCCGCCTGCACGCCGGAGAGCCTCGACGCCTTCGCGGTCGCGCTGTTCCGGGCGTGGATCGCGGCCGGCGCGAAGGCGACGGGGGAGTGGGCCCTGCAGGCGCTCGCCCTGATCGGCGGCGACCACGCCGCCCGCGACCTCACCCGGCAGATCCGCGCCTGGGGGCAGGCCGGCCTGAAGCCCCGCGGCCGGGCCGGCATCGCCGTGCTCGCCGGGATCGGCACCGACGTGGCGCTGATGAACCTCAGCGCCATCGCCGAGAAGAGCCCGCTGCTGCAACTGCGCGAGGCCGCCCGCGCCGCCATCGTCGACGCCGCCGAGGCTCGCGGCCTCGACGAGGTCGACCTCGCCGACCGGCTCTCCCCCGATCTCGGCCTCGACGCGCGCGGCGGGCTCGACCTGTCCTTCGGGGAGCGCCGGTTCCGGGTCGGCTTCGACGAGACCCTGAAGCCCGTCCTGCGCGACGCCGAGGGCCGGCGGCTCGCCGCCCTGCCCCGCCCGACCAAGGCGGACGATCTCGAATCCGCCAGGGCGGCGTCCCGGCACTGGGCGGCCCTGCGCAAGGACGCGGAGGCCGCGGCCGGCCTGCAGGTCACCCGGCTCGAGGCCATGCTGGCGTCCCAGCGCCGCGTCGCCCCCGGGGTGTTCTGGCCGTTCTTCGCCGCCCACCCGCTGATCCGCCACCTCGCCGGGCGGCTCGTCTGGGGCCTCTACCCGGACGCCGCGCCCGCGACGCCGCCGGCGCGCGTCTTCCGCCTCGCGGAGGATCTCGCGCCGACCGACGCCGCGGACGACGCCCTCGCCCTCGACGTCGCGGCGGCCGAGGGCGTGGTCGGCCTCGTCCACCCCCTGCACCTCGACCCGGAGGCACGGGCCGCCTGGAGCGGCCTGTTCGCCGATTACGAGATCGCCCAGCCGTTCCCGCAGCTCGCCCGCGAGACCTTCGCGTTCACCGAGGCCGAGCGGGGCGCCGCCGAGACCCACCGCTTCGACGGGGTCCGGGTGGGCGGCCGCCGCCTGCGGGGGCTGCGGCCCCAGGGCTGGTCGACCGACACGGGGAGCGAGCACGTCCATGCGGTGCAGCGCCCGGTCGCGCTGCCCGACGGCACCCGCCTCGTCGCGGTCCTCCGATTCGAGGACGGGTTCTGGCACCGGCCCGGCCCGGAGGGCGACGGGATCCAGACGCTGCGGACCCTGACCCTGTCGGAGACCGGCTGGCGCGCCGCGGCGACCCACCGGTTCGGCGACCTCGACCCGGTGACCGCGAGCGAGGTCCTGCGGACGCCGAGCCTGCTCGCCGCCGCCGGCGACGCGTGA
- a CDS encoding VWA domain-containing protein, translating to MSLDPVTRWRLILGEAADSACAGAGCALSGEAAAMDQTLDWLYGRDAEGAARGERRQGGREGSTLTVPGWINAVHTLFPRETIERLERDAIELYAIDDVVTNPEVLARVEPNETLLKAVLRTKHLMAPDVLVMARKLVQEVVRQLMERLARDLAVAFSGVLDRRRHTRLPGARDLDLNRTIRDNLRHYDPESRRITVERLHFFARNRRQMRPWQVILLVDQSGSMLDSVIHASVMAACLWKLPGIRTHLVAFDTAVVDLTRDCDDACEMLMKVQLGGGTDIGGAVRYAAGLITAPERAIVVLVSDFYEGASEAALVEQVRALSGQRTRVLGLAALDSEAQPAYDRAMAQRLVAAGAEIGAMTPGELAGWLAAAIRA from the coding sequence GTGAGCCTCGACCCGGTCACGCGCTGGCGGCTCATCCTCGGCGAGGCGGCGGACTCGGCCTGCGCGGGGGCCGGCTGCGCCCTGTCGGGGGAGGCGGCCGCCATGGATCAGACGCTCGACTGGCTCTACGGCCGCGACGCCGAGGGCGCGGCGCGGGGGGAGCGGCGCCAGGGCGGCCGCGAGGGCTCGACCCTGACGGTGCCGGGCTGGATCAACGCGGTCCACACGCTCTTCCCCCGCGAGACGATCGAGCGGCTGGAGCGCGACGCGATCGAGCTCTACGCCATCGACGACGTGGTCACGAATCCCGAGGTGCTGGCCCGGGTCGAGCCGAACGAGACGCTGCTGAAGGCGGTCCTGCGCACCAAGCACCTGATGGCGCCCGACGTGCTGGTGATGGCCCGCAAGCTCGTGCAGGAGGTGGTGCGGCAGCTGATGGAGCGGCTGGCCCGGGACCTCGCGGTGGCGTTCTCGGGGGTGCTCGACCGGCGGCGGCACACCCGCCTGCCCGGCGCCCGCGACCTCGACCTGAACCGGACGATCCGCGACAACCTGCGCCACTACGATCCCGAGAGCCGGCGGATCACGGTCGAGCGGCTGCACTTCTTCGCCCGGAACCGGCGCCAGATGCGGCCCTGGCAGGTGATCCTGCTCGTCGACCAGAGCGGGTCGATGCTCGATTCGGTGATCCACGCCTCGGTGATGGCCGCCTGCCTGTGGAAGCTCCCCGGCATCCGCACCCACCTCGTCGCCTTCGACACGGCGGTGGTCGACCTGACCCGCGACTGCGACGACGCCTGCGAGATGCTCATGAAGGTCCAGCTCGGCGGCGGCACCGATATCGGGGGCGCCGTGCGCTACGCGGCCGGGCTGATCACCGCACCGGAGCGGGCGATCGTGGTCCTGGTCTCCGACTTCTACGAGGGCGCGAGCGAGGCCGCGCTGGTCGAGCAGGTGCGGGCGCTCTCAGGCCAGCGGACCCGCGTGCTCGGCCTCGCGGCCCTCGATTCGGAGGCGCAGCCCGCCTACGACCGGGCGATGGCCCAGCGGCTCGTGGCGGCCGGCGCCGAGATCGGCGCGATGACGCCCGGCGAACTCGCCGGCTGGCTCGCCGCCGCGATCCGGGCCTGA